The sequence below is a genomic window from Rudanella lutea DSM 19387.
TTTCCAAAGGCGATCGTTGGCGTAGGCAGGGTACAGTTTGTTGAAAACCGTCGCAAAGCTTTGCGTGGCGCTCCCTTGCTTCATCAATGAGCCCAGGATGGTGTAAAACTCATTTTCGGCCCTGTCGTACAAAGTTGCTGTTCGTAAGGTACCGCCCACATCATACGACTTTCGGCTTTCGTCGCGGGTATGGAATGTAGTCATACCGGCCTGTTGCGCAAGTGTAGTAATCGGGTTTCCACTGATGCCGTGAATCCAACTCGCTCCCTCATCAAAAGCAACGCCAGCGCTTCGGTTGGTTCTTAAACGCCCGCCTACTTTCTCCTACGCTTCGAGCACGGTAACCGTAAAGCCTCTTTCTTTCAGCTTTTTAGCTGCAGCCAGACCCGATATGCCCGCGCCTACCACAATGACGGTTTTACCGTTGGGCGCAACCGCCGTGCCCTGCTGACACGAACTCGCCAGCAGTGAAGAGGTCCATAAAACGGGTAACCCGGTTAACGCATCCAGAATAAATTGGCGTCTATGCATCGTTTTTAAGCGTACTTAGGCCCGCTTGCCGACCCGATTAGCTTCTGAGGATTTTCTCCATGGCTTTGCCTTTCGCTAATTCATCAATCAGCTTATCCAGATAGCGAACCTGTTGCACGAGTTTATCTTCGATGTCTTCTATCCGATGTCCACAGATCACCCCCGTAATTTTCGACGCATTAGCGTTCAGGCCCGGTGCTTCGGCGAAGAAGGTTTCAAAATCGCTTTTCCTGTCGATTTGCGCTTGCAGTGCATCGGCATCGTAACCGGTTAGCCAGCAGATAATTGTATCGACCTCCGCCCTCGTACGTCCTTTTTTCTCTGCTTTTTGGACGTACAACGGATAAACGCTCGAAAACAGCATGCGGTAAATTCGAGAGTGATTCATGGTGTTCCAGATTTAGACATTAAAAAACCCATTCCTTTATTAGCGAATAGAATTCAATCGCTAATTCGTCGCACAGAATCGTTGGAGGATTTGCATAGCTCTCTCTGCATCTTTCTTGTCGACAAAGAGATGGTCATGAAAATAGCCCGCGACTACGTTACAACTGATGTTTTCAAGGGCTAAAGCTCCCGAAAAAGCAGCCGTTAACCCCACTGCCTCCAGCGACGAATGGACCGTCAGCGTAATCCAACTGGCGATGTACGAATATTGAAATTTGTAGGTATCAGCTACTTCTTTTGCCAGGATTAAGGTAGTTCCTTCGGCCTCCTGGAACATCATCAGGCAGTCGGTAGGCAATACTTGACTCAGATTCTGAACGGTGCAAAACACGTATTCGCCTGCATTCAGCCGGGGCTTCATTGATTTTAGAAGTACATCAATGTTTTTCTCTCCTGAACTGATTAAGCTATCATTCATACTGGTATCCAGGGTTTCTACTTTACTTGAATCGGCACCCAAATCGCTTCTTCGGAAAGAGGGTCGTTGTTTCTGTAGGCTTCGCCCAGCACTTCAAAATGGGGCCGGTTGTCGAGGATGTAGGCTGAGTTAGGGAGCCACACACCAAGGATGTACTGGAAAATTGAGGAATTAGTGCTTGAGCCTTTGTAGTCGAAAACGGCATACAGGCCTCCCGGCACCACAAAGGTTTCCAGTTCGTTGGGTACCTGATCGAAGTGGGTTACCTCAACGGCTGCCCACCGTTCAAATTCGTTGGCGGGGTCAAAGTGGACAAAATGGGAAGGCGGGTAAACGACGAGCGAAATAAGGTCATTCGATACGCGATGGTTTATTTCAGGGAGCCTCGGCCTGAAACCCCGCCATAGTTCGCCTACTGTGTAGTTGGCGAGGCTCATCGTCAGCCGTTTACCAACCAGTTTCTTTTCGGTTGCTGTCTCTATTCTTGGCTGTATCGTGTGCAACTGCATGAGGCTAATTATTTTTCTATTTCCCACCCACCCAATGGCTTTACAGTCCCCGTATTCGGACTGCCATTTTGTTCTTTTCGTCCGGCAACCCGCGCCCTGAGGACACTCCCGTGAAGCGCGCCCTGTTTTAACGTGTCGTCTATATTCGGCAGCGGTACTTTCAGGCGTCC
It includes:
- a CDS encoding DUF2200 domain-containing protein, with translation MNHSRIYRMLFSSVYPLYVQKAEKKGRTRAEVDTIICWLTGYDADALQAQIDRKSDFETFFAEAPGLNANASKITGVICGHRIEDIEDKLVQQVRYLDKLIDELAKGKAMEKILRS
- a CDS encoding ACT domain-containing protein → MNDSLISSGEKNIDVLLKSMKPRLNAGEYVFCTVQNLSQVLPTDCLMMFQEAEGTTLILAKEVADTYKFQYSYIASWITLTVHSSLEAVGLTAAFSGALALENISCNVVAGYFHDHLFVDKKDAERAMQILQRFCATN
- a CDS encoding GyrI-like domain-containing protein yields the protein MQLHTIQPRIETATEKKLVGKRLTMSLANYTVGELWRGFRPRLPEINHRVSNDLISLVVYPPSHFVHFDPANEFERWAAVEVTHFDQVPNELETFVVPGGLYAVFDYKGSSTNSSIFQYILGVWLPNSAYILDNRPHFEVLGEAYRNNDPLSEEAIWVPIQVK